A part of Aegilops tauschii subsp. strangulata cultivar AL8/78 chromosome 2, Aet v6.0, whole genome shotgun sequence genomic DNA contains:
- the LOC109772738 gene encoding lipoamide acyltransferase component of branched-chain alpha-keto acid dehydrogenase complex, mitochondrial: protein MAWRRLAARSRRCPVPPAPRPAAPRPPPPAGPAAATPPLRRLLLPLSPPRFAAAAASSPARLFHAAAVRWGSRSLASDASAAREPSAELVEVPLAQTGEGIAECELLRWFVSEGDQVDEFQQLCEVQSDKATIEITSRFKGTVHQIQFAPGDIVKVGETLLKMIVNGSQVVPHDSLASSPDIPLGVDTSTSPSREGNAPRGSLSTPAVRHLVKQYGLSIDDIQGTGRDGRVLKEDVLNYAASKGLLQEAPSALEENVGQVELPEGGKPLLDPHFYEDKSIPLRGYQRAMVKSMSLAAKVPHFHYLEEINCDALVQLKASFQKENKDHDVKHTFLPFLIKSLSMALSKYPLLNSSFVEETNEVILKGFHNIGVAMATEQGLVVPTIKKVQSLSILEITKELSRLHEMALQNRLSTNDITGGTITLSNIGAIGGKFGSPVLNLPEVAIIALGRIQKLPRFDDEENVYPSSTINVTVGADHRVVDGATVARFCNEWKSLVEKPELLLLHMR from the exons ATGGCCTGGAGGCGGCTCGCCGCCCGCTCCCGCCGCTGTCCCGTCCCGCCCGCCCCGCGGCCCGCGGCGCCGCGCCCGCCCCCGCCGGCGGGACCCGCCGCGGCCACGCCGccgcttcgccgcctcctcctccccctctcgccgccccgcttcgccgccgccgcagcctccTCGCCCGCGCGGCTGTTCCACGCCGCTGCGGTGCGCTGGGGGAGCAGGTCGCTCGCCAGTGATGCCTCCGCGGCGAGGGAGCCCTCCGCCGAGCTGGTGGAGGTGCCCCTGGCGCAGACGGGGGAGGGGATCGCCGAGTGCGAGCTGCTACGCTGGTTCGTCAGCGAG GGCGACCAAGTAGATGAATTCCAGCAGCTCTGTGAGGTACAGAGCGACAAAGCAACCATTGAAATTACAAGTCGTTTCAAGGGAACGGTACATCAGATTCAGTTTGCCCCTGGTGACATAGTAAAG GTCGGTGAAACTTTACTTAAGATGATTGTCAACGGAAGTCAAGTTGTACCTCATGATAGCCTAGCTTCATCCCCTGACATTCCACTTGGAGTGGATACTTCTACAAGTCCTTCAAGGGAAGGCAATGCTCCTCGTGGATCTCTCTCCACTCCAGCCGTCAGGCATCTAGTGAAGCAGTATGGGCTCAGCATCGATGATATTCAGGGTACAGGAAGAGATGGTAGAGTTTTGAAAGAAGATGTGCTGAATTACGCTGCCAGCAAGGGTCTTCTCCAGGAGGCGCCATCAGCTTTGGAAGAGAATGTTGGTCAAGTTGAGTTACCTGAGGGAGGAAAACCGTTACTTGATCCACATTTTTATGAAGATAAGAGCATTCCTCTCAG GGGATACCAGAGAGCAATGGTGAAATCAATGAGCCTGGCTGCAAAAGTACCACATTTTCATTATCTGGAGGAAATAAACTGTGATGCTCTTGTACAACTTAAGGCATCATTTCAAAAGGAGAATAAAGATCATGATGTCAAGCACACCTTCCTTCCATTCCTCATAAAATCTCTATCTATGGCACTGAGTAAATATCCATTGTTGAACAGCTCTTTCGTTGAAGAAACAAATGAAGTTATTCTCAAAG GATTCCATAACATCGGAGTAGCCATGGCTACAGAACAGGGATTAGTGGTGCCAACCATCAAGAAAGTCCAGTCACTTTCTATATTGGAG ATCACAAAGGAATTGTCAAGATTGCATGAGATGGCATTGCAAAACAGACTAAGCACCAACGATATCACTGGTGGAACCATAACACTGAGCAACATAGGCGCCATCGGTGGCAAGTTTGGCTCTCCTGTTCTCAACCTGCCTGAAGTTGCGATCATTGCGCTCGGCCGCATTCAGAAGCTCCCTCGCTTTGATGATGAAGAAAACGTATACCCGTCCTCGACAATC